The following are encoded together in the Humulus lupulus chromosome 5, drHumLupu1.1, whole genome shotgun sequence genome:
- the LOC133834739 gene encoding transmembrane ascorbate ferrireductase 1: MALRVAATPLTYVAHVLGIVGLVLVLVWTIHFRGGFAWEASNKNLIFNLHPLLMLFGFIVLGGEAIISYKSLPLTKEVKKLVHLVLHAIALGLGIVGIYTAFKYHNESGIANLYSLHSWLGIGVIVLYAIQWLYGFVTFFYPGGSSGLRSESLPWHVFFGLFVYILALGTAALGFLEKLTFLETGGVEKYGSEAFLVNFTAIVTVLFGAFVILSVISQGPPAEDEYSYSAI, from the exons atggcgTTAAGGGTAGCGGCAACTCCGTTGACGTACGTGGCACACGTGTTGGGGATTGTAGGACTGGTTCTAGTTCTGGTTTGGACTATACACTTCAGAGGTGGCTTCGCATGGGAAGCTTCTAACAAGAACCTCATCTTCAAT CTCCACCCTCTTCTTATGCTATTTGGCTTCATTGTCCTAGGAGGTGAAG CTATAATAAGTTATAAATCACTTCCTTTGACAAAGGAGGTGAAGAAATTAGTTCACCTAGTACTCCATGCAATTGCCTTGGGACTGGGTATTGTGGGCATATACACAGCATTTAAGTATCACAATGAGAGTGGCATCGCTAATCTCTACAGTTTGCACTCATGGCTTGGGATTGGTGTTATTGTACTCTACGCTATTCAG TGGCTTTACGGGTTCGTGACCTTCTTCTACCCTGGAGGGTCGAGTGGGCTTAGGAGCGAGTCTCTGCCGTGGCATGTGTTCTTTGGGCTTTTCGTGTACATATTGGCTTTGGGCACTGCTGCTTTGGGCTTTTTAGAGAAGCTGACATTCCTGGAGACTGGGGGAGTTGAAAAGTATGGCTCTGAGGCCTTCTTAGTCAACTTCACTGCCATTGTCACTGTTTTATTTGGAGCTTTTGTTATATTATCGGTTATTTCTCAAGGCCCACCAGCTGAAGATGAGTATAGCTATTCAgctatataa